In a single window of the Paenibacillus sp. MMS20-IR301 genome:
- a CDS encoding sugar phosphate nucleotidyltransferase, translating to MKGIILAGGTGSRLFPLTKVTNKHLLPVGKYPMIFHAIYKLKQAGIHDILIVTGKEHMGDVVNLLGSGSTMQVSFTYKVQDEAGGIAQALGLAEHFVGGEQCVVILGDNVFEEDITPYIMNFEAQGNGAKILIQKVTDPQRFGVPELQNDKISSIEEKPQIPKSSFAVTGIYMFDSNVFQIIKRLTPSNRGELEITDVNNAYIQRNELTYDVLNGWWTDAGTHASLAKANELAKDIMYDESFGTLKL from the coding sequence ATGAAAGGCATAATCCTAGCCGGAGGCACAGGCTCCCGTCTGTTTCCTTTAACCAAAGTGACCAACAAGCACTTGCTCCCTGTCGGCAAGTACCCCATGATTTTTCACGCCATCTATAAGCTCAAACAAGCCGGCATTCATGATATTCTAATTGTAACCGGCAAAGAGCATATGGGTGATGTGGTGAATTTGTTGGGGAGCGGCAGCACTATGCAGGTTTCTTTCACTTACAAGGTCCAGGACGAAGCAGGCGGTATCGCACAGGCTCTTGGCCTGGCAGAGCATTTTGTCGGAGGGGAGCAATGTGTAGTCATTCTGGGCGACAATGTGTTCGAAGAGGATATTACTCCATATATTATGAACTTCGAAGCTCAAGGCAACGGAGCTAAAATTTTAATCCAGAAGGTTACAGATCCCCAACGCTTTGGTGTACCTGAGCTGCAAAATGATAAGATTAGTTCTATTGAAGAGAAACCGCAAATTCCTAAGAGCAGTTTTGCAGTAACCGGCATATATATGTTTGACAGCAATGTTTTTCAAATTATTAAAAGGCTCACTCCTTCCAATCGCGGCGAGCTTGAAATAACGGATGTTAACAATGCATATATTCAAAGGAATGAACTGACTTACGATGTTCTAAACGGCTGGTGGACGGATGCTGGAACACATGCTTCACTTGCGAAGGCGAATGAACTGGCTAAAGATATAATGTATGATGAGTCGTTTGGTACATTAAAACTATAG
- the rfbB gene encoding dTDP-glucose 4,6-dehydratase — protein sequence MKLLITGGAGFIGSNFVIYMLQQHPDYKIVNVDALTYAGNLENLKSIENHPNYTFVKADITDVAAMDALIGDGVDIVVNFAAESHVDRSILEPEVFVKTNVLGTQVLLDAAKKYSITKFVQVSTDEVYGTLGATGLFTEETPLTPNSPYSASKAGGDLLVRAYHETFGLPVNITRCSNNYGPYQFPEKLIPLMISRALADQALPVYGDGMNIRDWLYVEDHCSAIDLVIHEGVNGEVYNIGGNNERTNMHIVNTVLQELGKPDSLITYVQDRPGHDRRYGIDPAKITNELGWKPKHTFETGIKETIQWYLNNQEWWTRIQSGEYQKYAELQYGSRLGDSL from the coding sequence ATGAAACTCCTCATCACCGGCGGAGCCGGCTTCATCGGCAGCAACTTCGTAATATACATGCTGCAGCAACACCCTGATTACAAGATCGTTAACGTGGATGCGTTGACTTACGCAGGTAATCTGGAAAACTTGAAATCAATCGAGAACCATCCAAACTATACATTCGTCAAGGCGGACATTACCGATGTGGCGGCAATGGATGCGCTGATCGGTGATGGCGTGGATATTGTAGTTAACTTTGCGGCAGAGTCTCACGTAGACCGGAGTATCCTGGAGCCAGAGGTGTTTGTGAAGACGAATGTCTTAGGCACACAGGTACTGCTGGATGCGGCGAAGAAATACAGTATCACTAAATTCGTGCAAGTGTCTACGGATGAAGTCTATGGAACCCTTGGGGCTACAGGTCTCTTCACAGAAGAAACACCACTGACTCCAAACAGCCCATATTCCGCAAGCAAAGCGGGTGGAGATTTACTGGTACGTGCTTACCACGAAACATTTGGGCTGCCGGTTAATATTACCCGTTGCTCCAATAACTACGGTCCTTATCAGTTCCCGGAGAAGCTGATCCCGCTTATGATCTCCCGTGCACTGGCTGATCAGGCGCTGCCTGTCTATGGTGACGGAATGAATATCCGTGACTGGCTCTATGTTGAGGATCACTGCAGCGCGATTGACCTCGTTATTCATGAAGGTGTTAACGGTGAAGTGTACAACATCGGCGGCAACAATGAGCGGACCAATATGCACATCGTAAACACCGTACTGCAGGAACTGGGTAAACCGGATTCCCTGATTACTTACGTACAGGATCGACCAGGCCATGACCGCCGCTACGGTATTGATCCAGCCAAGATCACGAATGAACTGGGCTGGAAGCCGAAGCATACGTTTGAGACTGGGATTAAAGAAACGATTCAGTGGTACCTCAACAATCAAGAATGGTGGACCCGCATCCAGTCGGGAGAATACCAGAAGTATGCCGAACTTCAGTACGGCAGCCGTCTGGGGGATTCTCTGTAA
- a CDS encoding glycosyltransferase family 2 protein, with protein sequence MEIAILIPCYNEEKTIGKVISDFRKELPEAKIYVYDNNSNDQTASVATLHGAIVRKEYRQGKGNVVRSMFFDIEADYYIMVDGDDTYPAEFVHDLLKPLKNNEADMVIGDRLSNGTYTQENKRNFHDFGNKLVRKLINTLYKSDINDIMTGYRGFNKFIVKSFPVMSTGFQIETEISIHSLDKRFLIKEIPIDYRDRPEGSVSKLNTYKDGYKVIKTIFTLFKDYKPLVFFSIWAAFFLVLGLLIGIPVIVEFFQNRYITKVPSAILAVGLVNLSILSQACGLILDTVSSNSRKQYELDLHRVKHLYK encoded by the coding sequence ATGGAAATCGCAATATTAATACCCTGTTATAATGAGGAAAAAACGATTGGAAAAGTAATATCGGATTTTAGAAAGGAATTACCAGAAGCCAAAATCTATGTTTATGATAACAATTCAAATGATCAAACTGCTTCTGTTGCAACTCTTCATGGAGCAATTGTCAGAAAAGAATACAGACAGGGAAAAGGGAATGTTGTAAGATCCATGTTTTTTGATATTGAAGCTGATTACTATATCATGGTTGACGGAGATGACACTTATCCAGCCGAGTTTGTGCATGACTTATTGAAACCTTTGAAAAATAATGAGGCTGATATGGTAATTGGGGATAGATTATCTAACGGTACCTATACCCAAGAAAACAAGCGTAATTTTCATGATTTTGGAAATAAATTGGTTAGAAAACTTATTAATACGCTTTATAAGAGTGATATCAACGATATTATGACAGGGTACAGAGGTTTTAATAAATTCATAGTTAAGTCTTTTCCTGTAATGAGTACGGGATTCCAAATCGAAACAGAAATTAGTATTCATTCCTTGGATAAGCGATTTCTTATTAAAGAAATTCCTATTGATTACCGTGATCGTCCTGAGGGAAGTGTGTCAAAGCTTAATACTTATAAAGACGGATATAAAGTGATTAAGACTATCTTTACACTTTTTAAGGATTACAAGCCGTTGGTGTTTTTTTCGATCTGGGCTGCCTTTTTTTTAGTGTTAGGCTTACTGATTGGCATTCCTGTTATAGTTGAGTTTTTTCAGAACAGATATATTACGAAGGTTCCATCAGCTATCCTTGCAGTTGGTTTGGTTAATCTTTCTATTCTTAGTCAAGCTTGTGGATTGATATTGGACACTGTATCCTCAAATTCTCGCAAGCAATATGAGTTGGATCTTCACAGGGTTAAACATCTTTATAAGTAA
- the rfbD gene encoding dTDP-4-dehydrorhamnose reductase: MKVFVTGSAGQLGQDLMLLLQSQNFEVLGCDRQEMDITDLDQCQEIIGAFAPDTVIHCAAHTAVDAAETDIDAAYLINATGSRNVALAAEKAGAKLVYISTDYVFDGMGVEPYHEYDNTDPKSIYGKSKRAGEILVQSLSSKFFIVRTSWVYGKYGNNFVKTMLKLGQEKPLLQVVHDQKGSPTYTVDLARFLLELIQTEKYGIYHASNSEACTWYEFTEAIFAEAEDILGLQFTAKLEPCATEQFPRPAPRPRNSVMEHLAIRTNGFQDIRPWREGLRDFLLELK, from the coding sequence ATGAAGGTTTTCGTAACTGGTTCGGCCGGACAACTGGGGCAGGATCTTATGCTTTTGCTGCAAAGCCAAAACTTCGAGGTGCTGGGCTGCGACCGACAGGAGATGGATATTACCGATTTGGACCAGTGTCAGGAAATCATCGGCGCCTTTGCTCCGGATACAGTCATTCATTGCGCGGCTCATACTGCTGTTGATGCGGCAGAGACCGACATTGATGCAGCTTATTTGATTAATGCTACCGGAAGCCGGAATGTGGCGCTTGCTGCTGAGAAGGCAGGAGCTAAGCTGGTGTATATCAGCACGGATTATGTATTCGATGGCATGGGAGTAGAGCCGTATCATGAATATGACAATACCGATCCTAAGAGTATCTACGGCAAGTCCAAACGTGCCGGAGAGATCCTGGTCCAGTCCTTGTCTTCTAAATTCTTCATCGTCCGCACCTCCTGGGTGTACGGCAAATACGGCAACAACTTTGTGAAAACGATGCTGAAGCTGGGACAGGAGAAGCCTTTGCTGCAGGTGGTGCATGACCAGAAGGGTTCGCCTACTTATACCGTAGACTTGGCACGTTTCTTACTTGAGCTGATTCAGACTGAAAAGTATGGTATCTACCATGCTTCAAACAGCGAAGCTTGCACCTGGTATGAATTCACAGAGGCAATCTTTGCAGAGGCTGAGGATATTCTGGGGCTACAGTTTACAGCGAAGCTTGAGCCGTGTGCCACCGAGCAGTTCCCGCGTCCTGCTCCGCGTCCGCGCAATTCGGTCATGGAGCATCTGGCCATCCGTACCAACGGGTTTCAGGATATCCGCCCATGGCGGGAGGGACTGAGAGATTTCTTGCTGGAGCTGAAGTAA
- the rfbC gene encoding dTDP-4-dehydrorhamnose 3,5-epimerase, translated as MKVTPLQLQGASLLEPVVHGDNRGFFMESYNEEVMHKSGVNFKFIQDNQSLSAEVGVLRGLHYQLNPKAQTKLIRVLTGAIYDVILDVRRSSPTFGQWVGVFLSEYNKRQLLVPKGFAHGFCTLVPNTQVLYKVDEYYSPEHDRGILWSDPALGIDWPTANPVLSGKDQHHPLLEDAELNFD; from the coding sequence ATGAAAGTCACTCCTTTACAACTTCAAGGCGCAAGCCTACTCGAACCGGTGGTCCATGGCGACAACCGGGGTTTTTTTATGGAGAGCTATAATGAAGAAGTCATGCATAAGTCAGGAGTGAACTTTAAATTCATCCAAGACAATCAATCTCTCTCGGCAGAGGTTGGCGTACTTCGGGGATTGCACTATCAGTTGAATCCCAAAGCCCAAACGAAGCTGATCCGTGTACTTACCGGAGCCATTTATGATGTTATTTTGGATGTTCGCCGCAGTTCTCCAACTTTTGGACAATGGGTCGGGGTTTTTCTCAGCGAATATAATAAGCGGCAGCTGCTGGTCCCTAAGGGGTTTGCTCACGGCTTCTGCACACTTGTGCCAAACACCCAAGTTCTATATAAGGTGGACGAATATTATTCCCCTGAGCATGATCGCGGCATACTATGGAGTGATCCGGCGCTTGGGATTGACTGGCCGACAGCGAATCCGGTGTTGTCTGGCAAAGATCAGCATCATCCGTTATTAGAGGATGCTGAGTTGAATTTTGATTAA
- a CDS encoding DUF6020 family protein — translation MKKIILFLIIICNSFYLTEIVDLYTLQSVLQYALVFSYFVVVQFFGYYLIKKINNGHAPLLNRKRIIFSVIISLLIIGAGGEILKDQESQSSLVTITASGEKNPLSNSSEVWITGVVVDGLEMDLSEVNRPNSWELREGSLISFTDQPASLQIPFQRSEKIEILFLKHPWSGQVNIQENSVSEKVDLYSTEASSYSYEVKGNILRISSVEILLYHFAAFVFFISLTLALLNLGNYKNKLYCLFFAYLYWIVFILTGSLSVNKIMDGFLILISIVCGITFMKTIQSGDFSKYFSNTTQKMFFVVITCYSSFAILNNKLFVDSNVFYFDIKNISVFFLFCLWLIPFEISFIRFVDRLHQKNILHKDRSFTSNKLFLWIQLFALMMVVWGLYLIAFNPANISPDSISQWKEALGIEQLSDWHPAFHTLVIKMIVSIYPSPVSVALFQMCFAAAVISSFLVLLVNCGMPKKWAFIGAFLFAVVPNNGSNIVTLWKDIPYTISLLWLTLVFARLVVRKNNFSANILNLISLTGALSCVYLFRHNGVIPFVMAIIALFIWVILKKDYKIIISLVVAVILVAGIKGPIYSAYKVIPNPAGVQYSAPVHGIASVIYHDGDLSSITSNFMEDIMPLEEWKRLYTPYSADPYIFDNQYEYINKLSQKSTKEILSMYLSTLVKNPMVVISDRLAGLNLIWDVTQPADAYNNKYSNGVYENDMGLVRHPNSLTSFFTAILDRASQNDMLNIIFWRGGLYMILFLLLIYYCFIRKMNNMYLVFLPLVANVLSLSVSMAWQDYRYIYFEFFIFFFLLGFIIYNNDQTAENA, via the coding sequence ATGAAGAAAATAATATTATTTTTAATTATTATATGCAATTCTTTTTATCTAACAGAGATTGTGGATTTGTATACTCTTCAATCAGTATTACAATACGCTCTTGTTTTTAGTTACTTTGTTGTAGTTCAGTTTTTCGGATACTATTTGATCAAAAAAATTAATAATGGACATGCTCCTCTACTTAATAGAAAGAGAATTATATTTTCTGTTATTATCTCACTTCTGATTATTGGTGCAGGTGGAGAAATACTTAAAGATCAAGAAAGTCAATCTTCCTTAGTAACTATAACGGCTTCCGGTGAGAAAAATCCTCTTTCAAATTCGAGCGAGGTATGGATTACAGGTGTTGTTGTTGATGGGTTGGAAATGGATTTGAGCGAGGTTAATCGTCCTAATTCATGGGAATTGAGAGAAGGCTCTTTAATTAGTTTTACTGATCAACCTGCCTCTCTACAAATTCCATTTCAACGTTCAGAAAAGATAGAGATATTATTTCTAAAGCATCCTTGGTCTGGTCAAGTAAATATTCAAGAAAACTCTGTAAGTGAGAAGGTAGATCTCTATTCCACAGAGGCTTCAAGTTATTCTTATGAAGTCAAGGGGAATATATTGAGAATTTCCAGTGTTGAAATTTTATTATATCATTTTGCTGCATTTGTATTCTTTATTTCGTTAACGTTAGCATTACTGAATCTAGGTAATTATAAAAACAAACTGTATTGTTTATTTTTTGCATATTTATATTGGATTGTTTTTATTTTAACTGGAAGTCTCTCAGTCAATAAGATCATGGACGGTTTCTTAATACTTATCTCTATAGTATGTGGAATTACATTTATGAAAACTATACAATCAGGTGATTTTTCGAAATATTTTAGTAATACAACACAAAAGATGTTCTTCGTGGTCATTACATGTTACTCTTCATTTGCTATTCTCAACAACAAGTTGTTCGTGGATTCTAACGTCTTTTATTTTGACATCAAAAATATATCTGTTTTCTTTTTGTTTTGCTTGTGGTTGATACCTTTTGAGATATCTTTTATAAGATTTGTTGATCGGTTACATCAGAAGAATATACTTCATAAAGACCGCTCATTTACGAGCAATAAACTTTTTTTGTGGATTCAACTGTTCGCACTTATGATGGTTGTTTGGGGATTGTACTTGATTGCTTTTAATCCTGCCAATATTTCCCCTGACTCAATAAGCCAATGGAAAGAGGCTTTGGGAATAGAACAATTAAGTGACTGGCATCCTGCTTTTCATACCTTGGTTATAAAGATGATTGTAAGCATCTATCCCTCTCCCGTATCGGTTGCATTGTTTCAAATGTGTTTTGCTGCTGCGGTAATAAGTTCATTTCTAGTACTTCTGGTTAATTGCGGCATGCCTAAAAAATGGGCTTTCATTGGGGCGTTTTTATTCGCAGTTGTTCCAAATAACGGAAGCAATATAGTGACATTGTGGAAGGATATACCGTATACCATCTCTTTACTATGGCTCACATTAGTGTTCGCAAGACTTGTTGTGAGGAAGAATAACTTTTCAGCTAATATTCTCAATTTAATTAGTTTAACGGGTGCATTGAGTTGTGTTTATTTGTTTAGACATAATGGTGTAATCCCTTTTGTAATGGCTATTATAGCATTATTCATTTGGGTGATTTTAAAAAAGGATTATAAAATAATTATAAGTTTGGTTGTAGCAGTTATTTTGGTTGCGGGAATCAAAGGTCCTATTTACTCGGCCTATAAAGTTATTCCGAATCCAGCAGGTGTACAATACTCAGCTCCTGTTCACGGAATTGCAAGTGTAATTTATCACGATGGTGATTTATCATCTATAACATCCAATTTCATGGAAGATATAATGCCGTTAGAAGAATGGAAGAGACTCTACACTCCATATTCTGCAGATCCGTATATTTTTGATAACCAATATGAATATATTAATAAGCTGTCGCAAAAGAGTACAAAAGAAATTCTATCGATGTATCTGAGTACTCTTGTGAAAAATCCAATGGTAGTAATTAGTGATCGTTTGGCTGGGTTGAATCTGATATGGGACGTTACTCAGCCGGCAGATGCCTACAATAATAAATACAGCAATGGAGTTTACGAAAATGATATGGGTTTGGTAAGACATCCCAATAGTCTCACAAGCTTCTTTACAGCAATTCTGGATCGTGCCTCTCAAAATGATATGCTTAATATAATATTTTGGAGGGGAGGACTATACATGATCCTGTTTTTGCTCTTAATCTATTATTGTTTTATTCGTAAAATGAACAACATGTACCTGGTCTTCTTACCTTTGGTAGCGAATGTATTATCGTTATCTGTTTCTATGGCGTGGCAGGATTACAGATATATATACTTTGAGTTCTTTATATTCTTCTTTTTATTAGGCTTTATTATTTATAATAATGATCAAACTGCAGAAAATGCTTGA
- a CDS encoding EamA family transporter — translation MFFKMLQSFRNNKKGIVFILFSALCTSVGQALWKLSDQKSLLYLFFGFCLYALGALLMLIAFRHGALSVLHPLLSVGYLFGLFIGYFFLLEMVTYKELIGTLIILCGVIMIGGGDS, via the coding sequence ATGTTCTTTAAAATGCTTCAATCCTTTAGGAATAATAAAAAAGGAATTGTATTCATTCTTTTTTCAGCATTATGTACCTCTGTAGGTCAAGCTTTATGGAAGTTATCTGATCAAAAAAGTTTATTATACTTATTTTTTGGGTTTTGTTTATATGCGTTGGGAGCCTTATTAATGCTTATTGCATTCCGTCATGGTGCGCTGTCTGTTTTACATCCATTGCTTAGTGTGGGATATCTATTTGGTTTATTTATCGGATATTTTTTCCTGCTGGAGATGGTTACTTATAAAGAACTTATCGGTACCCTGATTATATTATGTGGAGTGATTATGATTGGGGGTGGAGATAGTTAA
- a CDS encoding glycosyltransferase family 2 protein — protein MKSKTVSVHIVTYNSADDIIDCLSAVLAQDYPIKKIVVVDNASTDGSADKVRAFYHELNSGSPQAPVPTLPPANQNSTIIADSSGHNHCPSLVLLENERNTGFAPAHNQAIAGTSTDYVLVLNPDLTLASDYVSRLVARMETNPQIGSATGKLLLKADHQLVDSTGLRMNRARRAFDRGAGEPADQWNESGPVFGASGAAAMYSRRMIEDISVEGEFFDADFFAYKEDVDVAWRAGLFGWQSYYDAEAIGYHERGWKTSGRSGKAMFIKRISYINRYKMIYKNESSGRMWLTLLYSLPYEIAAHGYSLLKEPKLLGAWSSFFAQRAVLKRKRRYIQGKAKQLMKQRE, from the coding sequence ATGAAATCCAAAACAGTAAGTGTACATATCGTTACCTATAACAGCGCGGATGACATTATTGATTGCTTGTCAGCAGTGCTTGCTCAGGATTATCCAATTAAAAAAATTGTGGTAGTCGATAATGCCTCGACCGATGGTTCGGCGGACAAGGTTCGGGCGTTCTACCATGAGCTTAACTCAGGCTCGCCGCAAGCGCCTGTACCAACGCTTCCCCCGGCGAACCAGAATTCAACTATTATTGCAGATAGCAGCGGCCATAATCATTGTCCATCCCTCGTCCTCCTGGAAAATGAACGTAACACCGGCTTCGCCCCCGCACATAACCAGGCGATTGCCGGGACTTCTACAGACTATGTGCTGGTGCTCAATCCCGATCTTACGCTTGCATCTGATTATGTATCCCGGCTGGTCGCCCGGATGGAGACTAACCCGCAAATTGGCAGCGCAACCGGTAAGCTTCTGCTGAAGGCGGACCACCAGCTGGTGGACAGTACGGGACTGCGTATGAATAGGGCACGCCGGGCATTTGACCGCGGGGCGGGGGAGCCGGCTGACCAGTGGAACGAATCCGGTCCTGTGTTTGGGGCGTCCGGAGCTGCGGCGATGTATTCCCGGCGGATGATTGAGGATATCAGCGTGGAGGGAGAGTTTTTCGACGCCGATTTTTTTGCCTACAAGGAAGATGTTGATGTGGCTTGGCGTGCCGGGTTATTCGGCTGGCAGTCGTACTACGATGCTGAAGCTATCGGTTACCACGAACGGGGCTGGAAAACATCCGGCCGCAGCGGCAAGGCGATGTTCATCAAAAGGATTTCCTATATTAACCGCTACAAAATGATCTATAAGAACGAATCCTCCGGCAGAATGTGGCTGACCCTGTTGTATTCCCTGCCTTACGAAATTGCTGCACACGGCTATTCACTATTGAAGGAGCCTAAGCTGCTGGGGGCCTGGTCATCCTTCTTCGCGCAGCGGGCTGTGCTTAAGCGTAAGCGCCGGTATATCCAAGGCAAGGCTAAGCAATTAATGAAACAACGGGAGTAG
- a CDS encoding glycosyltransferase yields MGKEIEVSVVVPVYNVEKYLRKCLDSLLNQTLESLEIIIVNDGSTDASQLIIEEYAARYPEKISAYQKENGGLGEARNFGVREARGKYIGFVDSDDWIDPKMYQSMYEMTKQGHDIILCDFMVVQDGWESGHVAKGFRGESFTPSQIVINSMDPATACNKLYAKKFFDLLTFSSDWYEDIGTTPIYMSYANSIGYLEFPMYYYRQRQHSITYSVDERTKGVINSWQRVLDNACERYKSEIEFAVYKSITTFIEFKPEFADDFLEYAKDKQLIFSRNPYILDEIKSNRIVNLLNKKLIPKKIHYFWFGDGPKSELIQKCIQSWGKYAGDYELIEWNESNCNMEENVYVKEAYEAKKWAFVADYFRIKVLFEQGGFYLDTDMELTGRIDALRLHSAFFAFELKAIVQAGIFGAVQGNSLMGKWLHTYDNEHFLNPDGTRNISLTVVKRLTTLMEKDYKIKLNGETQLLKDNIKVYSANILTIDIYDGHNIAIHHYDASWWDVKDGVSYKNQILIDYFSKDINSSYSPEIEEVVNRYKNIIHTYETTLSWKITLPLRKLGALLRWLRKV; encoded by the coding sequence AGTCTGGAGATTATCATTGTGAATGATGGATCAACAGATGCATCCCAACTTATCATTGAAGAATATGCAGCCAGATATCCTGAAAAAATCTCAGCATATCAAAAGGAGAACGGCGGGCTAGGAGAAGCTCGAAATTTTGGCGTAAGAGAAGCGAGAGGGAAATATATCGGTTTTGTGGATTCGGACGATTGGATTGATCCGAAAATGTATCAATCTATGTATGAAATGACAAAACAAGGGCATGATATCATACTTTGCGATTTTATGGTTGTTCAGGATGGCTGGGAGTCTGGTCATGTTGCTAAAGGCTTTAGGGGTGAATCATTTACTCCAAGTCAAATCGTTATTAATTCGATGGATCCAGCAACTGCCTGCAATAAATTGTATGCCAAAAAATTTTTTGACCTACTTACTTTTTCGAGTGATTGGTATGAAGATATTGGTACTACCCCTATTTATATGTCCTATGCTAACAGTATAGGCTATTTAGAATTTCCAATGTATTATTACCGACAACGGCAACACTCTATTACATATAGTGTGGACGAAAGAACAAAGGGTGTTATTAATTCTTGGCAAAGAGTATTAGATAATGCATGTGAGCGCTACAAATCAGAGATTGAATTTGCTGTTTATAAAAGTATAACAACATTTATTGAATTTAAGCCGGAATTTGCAGATGATTTTTTGGAATATGCCAAAGATAAACAACTAATATTTAGCCGAAATCCCTATATACTGGATGAAATTAAAAGTAATAGAATTGTCAATCTGCTGAATAAGAAATTGATACCTAAGAAGATACATTATTTTTGGTTTGGGGATGGCCCGAAAAGCGAGTTGATTCAAAAGTGTATTCAGTCTTGGGGGAAATATGCAGGGGATTACGAGTTGATCGAATGGAATGAATCTAATTGTAACATGGAAGAAAATGTGTATGTGAAGGAAGCATATGAAGCTAAGAAGTGGGCGTTTGTCGCAGATTATTTTCGGATAAAGGTACTTTTCGAACAAGGTGGGTTTTATCTTGATACTGATATGGAGTTAACTGGAAGAATTGATGCTTTGAGATTACATTCTGCGTTCTTTGCTTTTGAATTGAAGGCAATCGTTCAGGCGGGTATCTTTGGTGCCGTGCAAGGGAATAGCTTGATGGGTAAATGGTTGCATACCTATGACAATGAGCACTTTCTTAACCCCGATGGCACAAGAAACATAAGCCTCACAGTAGTAAAGAGGCTGACAACTTTGATGGAAAAAGACTATAAAATAAAGCTGAATGGCGAAACACAATTGCTTAAGGATAACATTAAAGTTTATTCTGCGAATATCTTAACCATAGATATTTATGATGGTCATAATATAGCGATACATCATTACGATGCCTCGTGGTGGGATGTTAAAGATGGAGTATCATACAAAAATCAAATTCTAATAGATTATTTCTCAAAAGATATAAATTCAAGTTATTCTCCTGAAATAGAAGAGGTTGTCAATAGATACAAGAACATTATACACACCTATGAAACCACATTGTCCTGGAAAATCACTCTTCCTTTGAGGAAATTAGGCGCTTTGCTAAGATGGTTAAGAAAGGTTTAA
- a CDS encoding EamA family transporter, with the protein MTLMGAFGGYSFKKLSSYKIGVNKGFVVFLLVGGSLYFISAILNVILLGMLPYTKVYPLTSITYLWTLIISYYFLSERITLRKIFGILLIIIGAFCLIQ; encoded by the coding sequence ATGACACTTATGGGTGCATTTGGTGGTTACTCATTTAAAAAACTCTCTTCATATAAGATAGGTGTCAATAAAGGCTTTGTTGTGTTTTTGTTAGTTGGTGGCAGTTTATATTTTATAAGTGCAATCTTAAATGTCATCTTATTAGGGATGTTGCCTTACACAAAGGTATATCCTTTAACCTCTATAACATATTTGTGGACCTTAATAATCTCCTATTATTTCTTATCTGAACGTATTACCTTAAGAAAGATTTTTGGAATATTATTAATAATCATAGGAGCTTTCTGTCTTATCCAATGA